The DNA region GCACCAGCAGCGAGAGCATCAACTACGCAGCCGCCAGCGGCACCTACCGCTGGGAAGTCTACGGCTACTCCGGCAGCGGCTCCTACACCCTCACCGAAACCAAGTAAGGCCCCAGGCTCCCCACCGCCCGCGCACCATCAGGCGGTGGGGCCTTCTTGAGCCCCGAACCGTCCTCTCTCCTTCTTTCCCCGAGGTGTTCCATGAAACGCACCCTGCTCTGCCTGCCCCTGACCGCCGCCCTCGCCCTGACCGCCTGCGGCAACACCCCCCCCACCGTGGCCACCGACCCCGCCGCCGCGCCGGCCGCGCAGCGCAGCGACAAGGCCCAGAGCGTCACGCTGCAGCCGCTGATCGTGGGCGGCACCATCAGCGCCCGTGGCGCCCGGCCATACCAGGTCGCCATGACCAACACCAGCGGGTTCCAGTACTGCGGCGGCACCCTGATCTCCAGCACCTGGGTGCTGACGGCGGCGCACTGCGTGAAGGGCACCGCGGCGTCCAGCATCCGCATCCGGGCGGGCGTGAACAAGCTCAGTGACAGCACCCAGGGCCAGACGGTCGGGGTGAGCACCGTGACCATCCACCCCAGCTACCGCGACGCCAGCTACGGCTACGACATCGCGCTGCTGAAACTCAGCACGGCCGTGAACAACCCCTACGCCGCGCCGGCCAAGCTCCCCAACAACACGGTGGAAGGCATTCTGGACGTGAAGGGCAAGTTCGCGGTGGTGAGCGGCTGGGGCCTGACGCAGGGCAACAACAACAGCAGCGCCAGCGACGACCTGCGCGAGGTGAGCATCCCGATCAGCCCCAACCCCGGCACCTGCGGCGGCAGCACGGTGCCCGGCAACACCATCTGCGGCGAGTACTACCAGGGCAAGGACAGCTGCAACGGCGACAGCGGCGGCCCCCTGGCGCAGGCCTACAACGGCAACAACTACGTGCTGGGCATCGTGAGCTACGGCCCCAGCGCGTGCACCGGGAACGGCGTGTACACCCGCGTGAACGGCTACCTGAGCTGGATCGCGCAGGTGAGCGGCATCACCGCCGACGGCAACGACACCACCCTGCCCGTCACCTACACCGGTTCGGTCAGCCAGGGCACGAGCAGCTACAGGCCCGGCAGCACCGGCTTCAGCTACGCCGGCGGCACGCTGCAGGCCACCCTCAGCGGCCCCAGCGGCACGGACTTCGACCTGTACCTGCAGAAGTACAACGGCAGCACCTGGGCCGACGTCGCCTCCAGCGAGAGCGGCACCAGCACGGAGAGCATCAACTACGCGGCCACCAGCGGCACCTACCGCTGGGAGGTCTACGCCTACTCCGGCAGCGGCTCCTACACGCTGAAGGCCACCAAGTAAACCGGAAATGCACGTGCGGGAGGGCCTCCAGTTGGAGGCCTTTCTGCGGTCGGGCCGGGCTGAGGGGCGATCCGCGCTGGGGGGATTCTGTCTTGACCGAAATTCAATTCTGTTATAAACTAAATCCATGAAGCTGAGCGATGTTCAGAAACGACTGCAAGCCCCGTTTCCCGCTCACGCGGTCGCGTGGAAACCCGGCGTGATTACCAAAGACCGCAGCCGCGCGCTGATGCTCGCCCACATTGACGCCCGCAACGTCCAGGACCGCCTGGACGCCATCTGCCCCGACGCCTGGGAATTCCACGTGGACGTCATCCCCGGCACCCGCCAGCCCACCGTCAAGGGCCGCCTGACCGTGCTCGGCGTGAGCCGCGAGGACATCGGTGAGGCCCCCGAAGGCGACCTGGGCACGCTGAAGGCCGCCGCCAGCGACGCCCTGAAACGCTGCGCGGTGCAGTTCGGCATCGGCCGCTACCTGTACGACCTGCCCAAGCAGTGGGTGGACTGGAACGA from Deinococcus ficus includes:
- a CDS encoding serine protease, producing the protein MKRTLLCLPLTAALALTACGNTPPTVATDPAAAPAAQRSDKAQSVTLQPLIVGGTISARGARPYQVAMTNTSGFQYCGGTLISSTWVLTAAHCVKGTAASSIRIRAGVNKLSDSTQGQTVGVSTVTIHPSYRDASYGYDIALLKLSTAVNNPYAAPAKLPNNTVEGILDVKGKFAVVSGWGLTQGNNNSSASDDLREVSIPISPNPGTCGGSTVPGNTICGEYYQGKDSCNGDSGGPLAQAYNGNNYVLGIVSYGPSACTGNGVYTRVNGYLSWIAQVSGITADGNDTTLPVTYTGSVSQGTSSYRPGSTGFSYAGGTLQATLSGPSGTDFDLYLQKYNGSTWADVASSESGTSTESINYAATSGTYRWEVYAYSGSGSYTLKATK
- a CDS encoding Rad52/Rad22 family DNA repair protein, whose protein sequence is MKLSDVQKRLQAPFPAHAVAWKPGVITKDRSRALMLAHIDARNVQDRLDAICPDAWEFHVDVIPGTRQPTVKGRLTVLGVSREDIGEAPEGDLGTLKAAASDALKRCAVQFGIGRYLYDLPKQWVDWNDAKREPVRTPELPDWAKPDHERSAGGAHIVQAMDQLKYELPDDVDLQREVYKHLKAALGSLHPMQNSGRAA